A portion of the Corynebacterium jeikeium genome contains these proteins:
- a CDS encoding biotin-dependent carboxyltransferase family protein: MKNSIEIIRPGILTTIQDLGRAGQGSLGVSTSGAFDHESAAAANRMVVNEESLAVLECVVGGLEFQVAEGAIISFAGAHGEVTVEQDGKVIKTSMNSRIVVGAKAIVRLGTFDAGLRGYVAIRGGIDVAEVLGSRSYDTLGKLGPAPLQAGQVLQVGDPEYSTGSSIAIYPAPHWSSEAARLDVVPGPRADWFTRESVSDFFHETWTVTQEANRVGLRLNGTTLERQVTHELASEGMVPGAIQVPASGQPIIFGPDHPATGGYPVIGVLTEPSLSRAGQLVPGAKVQFRRVRAV; the protein is encoded by the coding sequence ATGAAGAATTCTATCGAGATTATTCGACCCGGCATATTGACGACGATTCAGGATTTGGGCCGTGCAGGGCAAGGCAGCCTGGGCGTGAGTACTTCCGGTGCGTTCGACCACGAGTCCGCGGCAGCTGCTAACCGGATGGTTGTCAACGAAGAAAGCCTGGCGGTGCTTGAGTGCGTCGTCGGCGGGTTGGAGTTCCAAGTAGCGGAGGGAGCAATCATATCCTTCGCAGGAGCCCACGGTGAGGTGACTGTCGAGCAGGATGGCAAGGTCATCAAGACCTCGATGAATAGTCGAATTGTGGTCGGGGCGAAGGCAATTGTGCGGCTTGGTACCTTCGATGCAGGTCTTCGCGGGTACGTCGCGATTCGAGGGGGCATCGATGTCGCGGAAGTGCTGGGCTCGAGGTCATACGATACGCTCGGCAAGCTCGGCCCAGCGCCTTTGCAGGCCGGTCAGGTCTTGCAGGTCGGCGACCCGGAGTATTCGACGGGGTCGTCAATCGCAATTTATCCCGCGCCTCATTGGTCGAGCGAGGCTGCGCGCTTAGATGTTGTTCCTGGCCCTCGGGCGGACTGGTTTACGCGGGAAAGCGTCAGTGATTTCTTTCACGAGACATGGACCGTGACGCAAGAGGCCAACCGCGTCGGACTTCGGCTGAATGGGACTACTCTTGAGCGCCAGGTCACCCATGAGTTGGCAAGCGAGGGAATGGTCCCCGGTGCGATACAAGTGCCCGCATCGGGGCAGCCGATTATTTTCGGTCCTGATCATCCGGCGACGGGTGGATATCCGGTCATTGGTGTGTTGACGGAGCCGTCATTGTCGAGGGCCGGGCAATTGGTGCCCGGCGCGAAGGTACAATTCCGCCGGGTGCGGGCGGTATAG
- a CDS encoding metal ABC transporter permease: MSSILILPIIELILVGALAGVVGVLAVLGKQVFFAEAITHATFPGAVVGVVIAAALGLSHSWISVFLFIGAFLMCIPIGALFGLSKVGTTSSAAGIVLTFGFALGYFLNKWFAPLPVKVESFLVGSVLNVNKIDIVLSGGLLLLVALVLVARWRQLIYFTFDPESFGVAHSRRRAQLVISGLIVLTLVALIPAVGTILSIALLAAPAAALVGVVNDTRLLFVLAPLMGIAIGLVGLFIAVAANLSVGGCIGVCAGCFYVPLKIAATRNNARV, translated from the coding sequence GTGTCTAGCATCCTGATTTTGCCCATTATCGAACTGATACTGGTAGGAGCCCTGGCTGGAGTAGTTGGGGTGCTCGCGGTGCTGGGAAAACAAGTGTTCTTCGCAGAAGCGATTACACATGCGACTTTTCCCGGCGCGGTTGTGGGCGTTGTTATTGCGGCAGCGCTCGGCCTGAGCCACTCGTGGATTTCGGTGTTCCTCTTTATCGGAGCATTTCTGATGTGTATTCCGATTGGGGCACTGTTCGGTCTGTCAAAGGTGGGAACGACGTCCTCGGCGGCAGGAATTGTGCTGACATTTGGGTTCGCACTGGGCTACTTCCTGAACAAGTGGTTCGCCCCGTTGCCGGTGAAGGTAGAAAGCTTCCTGGTCGGCAGCGTACTTAACGTGAACAAGATTGATATTGTGCTGTCCGGTGGCCTCTTGCTGCTGGTGGCGTTGGTGCTGGTGGCTCGGTGGCGCCAGCTGATTTACTTCACATTCGATCCGGAGTCTTTCGGGGTCGCGCATTCGAGGAGAAGAGCACAGTTGGTCATCAGCGGGCTGATTGTGTTGACTCTGGTGGCGCTGATTCCGGCTGTCGGCACGATTTTATCCATCGCGCTGTTGGCTGCCCCGGCAGCTGCGCTGGTTGGGGTAGTGAACGATACCCGTTTGCTATTCGTGTTAGCACCATTGATGGGTATCGCGATTGGCCTGGTGGGGCTATTCATTGCGGTGGCGGCGAACTTGTCAGTTGGTGGCTGTATTGGCGTGTGCGCCGGTTGTTTCTATGTCCCCCTCAAGATTGCGGCAACACGCAATAACGCTAGAGTTTAA
- a CDS encoding ATP-binding cassette domain-containing protein — translation MSADPIVTLRDASFGYTAVPIVNHITANVAPGTGLALIGANGSGKTTVLRGILGGTRLLAGEMHNNAKIVSYVPQSADLDRTFPVTAFDVVAMGVLHELRPFQPLGHRKERIHAALAKVGLADRTSERFGNLSGGQQQRVLLARAIVARPQLVLLDEPFNGLDTENRAMLLNLLNELKENGTAIIAATHDLVLAEETCENTLIVAEQPAFGATSKLVPAYVD, via the coding sequence ATGTCTGCTGACCCCATAGTCACGCTCCGCGATGCCTCATTCGGCTACACGGCGGTACCCATCGTCAATCACATCACCGCCAATGTCGCGCCGGGTACCGGGCTTGCACTCATCGGCGCCAATGGCTCTGGAAAAACGACTGTGCTGCGCGGAATCCTAGGTGGGACTCGTCTTCTCGCTGGTGAGATGCACAACAACGCGAAGATTGTGTCCTACGTCCCGCAGTCGGCAGACCTCGATCGCACTTTTCCGGTCACGGCGTTCGATGTCGTCGCCATGGGGGTGCTGCACGAACTGCGCCCCTTCCAACCGCTTGGACACCGCAAAGAACGCATCCACGCAGCGCTAGCCAAAGTCGGGCTTGCCGACCGCACCAGTGAACGTTTCGGCAACCTCTCCGGTGGTCAGCAGCAACGCGTTCTGTTGGCGCGTGCCATCGTCGCACGTCCGCAACTCGTGCTTCTCGACGAGCCGTTCAACGGCCTCGACACTGAAAATCGGGCGATGCTGCTGAATCTCCTCAACGAACTGAAGGAAAATGGCACGGCAATTATCGCGGCCACCCATGATCTTGTTCTTGCTGAGGAGACCTGCGAAAACACATTAATTGTGGCGGAGCAGCCGGCTTTTGGTGCGACCTCGAAGTTGGTGCCAGCCTATGTGGACTGA
- a CDS encoding zinc ABC transporter substrate-binding protein has translation MTISGKLSRSAKSMCAGLSILLAGAGLAACGDSSEGASGENPINVVASTTQICDYVKQLDIDAVDLTCLLAPNATAHELEMTHEQLTKTGNADLLFVNGVDLEHFLDQAIESSGFSGTMAVTSGVLTAGDVDAMKAAKDTDKTKPLPPEKAKNGNYTIDRGVEKIDVAPWPFPPEEPGEEAEFRFDPHVWTSPKNAKIQVANIGYALEQVAEERGDNELKSTIADHVAAYQEKLNQLDEWANKSIATVSDPVLFTSHDAFGYFSHEFNINFIGAALSDFNEQQDATAAHIAEAAKTVKDSGATALFAENSNNSKSIEAIAKAAGVKAIVGEDALYGDSLGPAGSAGETYIGSIIHNVTQVVTAWDGTVAPLPEGIK, from the coding sequence ATGACAATTTCCGGAAAACTTTCGCGATCAGCCAAGTCCATGTGTGCGGGTCTTTCGATTTTGCTAGCGGGCGCTGGCCTTGCAGCGTGTGGCGATAGCAGTGAGGGAGCCAGCGGCGAGAACCCAATCAACGTCGTGGCTTCCACGACGCAGATTTGTGATTACGTGAAGCAACTGGACATCGATGCAGTTGATTTGACCTGCCTGTTGGCGCCGAATGCAACAGCACATGAGCTGGAAATGACCCACGAGCAGCTGACCAAGACTGGTAACGCCGATCTCTTGTTCGTCAACGGCGTTGACCTGGAGCACTTCCTGGATCAGGCGATTGAGTCCTCGGGCTTTTCCGGAACGATGGCAGTAACCAGTGGCGTTCTCACTGCAGGTGACGTAGATGCCATGAAGGCAGCCAAGGACACGGACAAAACAAAGCCACTGCCACCAGAGAAGGCGAAGAATGGTAACTACACCATCGACCGAGGGGTGGAAAAGATTGATGTCGCCCCATGGCCATTCCCGCCGGAAGAACCCGGTGAGGAGGCGGAATTCCGCTTCGATCCGCATGTATGGACCTCACCGAAGAACGCCAAGATCCAGGTTGCCAATATCGGCTATGCCCTGGAACAGGTCGCTGAGGAACGTGGCGACAATGAGCTGAAGTCCACCATCGCCGACCACGTTGCGGCCTACCAGGAGAAGCTGAATCAGCTGGATGAGTGGGCAAATAAGTCCATCGCCACCGTGTCGGACCCTGTGCTGTTTACCAGCCACGATGCCTTTGGATACTTCTCCCACGAGTTCAATATCAACTTCATCGGCGCAGCGCTGTCTGATTTCAACGAGCAGCAGGATGCCACGGCCGCGCATATCGCCGAGGCGGCAAAGACCGTGAAGGACTCGGGTGCAACCGCGCTGTTTGCGGAGAACTCGAACAACTCGAAATCAATTGAGGCGATCGCCAAGGCCGCAGGTGTCAAGGCCATCGTTGGTGAGGACGCACTCTACGGCGACTCCCTTGGTCCGGCTGGCAGTGCCGGCGAGACCTACATCGGTTCCATCATCCACAACGTCACTCAGGTTGTGACGGCATGGGACGGAACTGTCGCGCCGCTGCCAGAGGGCATCAAGTGA
- a CDS encoding LamB/YcsF family protein, translating into MGATIDLNSDLGEAFGSWKMGDDIALLNIVTSANIACGYHAGDASVMMETCEAAAARGIRIGAHVAYRDLPGFGRRRMDYAHRELRAETVYQIGALSACARAVGTEVSYVKPHGALYNRIAVDENQAAAVVEALLLARSTCGDELAIMAQPGSVIERLSLDADLPVIREAFADRAYNSDGTLVSRVLEGSVIVEPDAVVKRVIAMASGEPIVAYDGSPLTVQADSICLHGDTPGAVELSRMIRQGLVDAGVTVAAHV; encoded by the coding sequence ATGGGCGCCACTATCGATCTCAACTCTGACCTTGGGGAAGCGTTCGGCTCGTGGAAGATGGGTGATGATATCGCTCTGCTGAACATTGTGACCAGTGCCAATATTGCCTGCGGGTATCACGCGGGTGACGCTAGCGTCATGATGGAGACCTGTGAGGCAGCTGCTGCGCGCGGAATTCGCATCGGCGCGCACGTCGCCTACCGCGATCTCCCCGGGTTTGGACGACGTCGCATGGATTACGCACATCGAGAATTGCGAGCCGAAACCGTCTACCAGATTGGTGCACTTTCGGCATGTGCACGGGCGGTGGGTACCGAAGTTTCCTACGTCAAGCCCCATGGTGCCCTCTACAACCGCATCGCAGTGGATGAAAATCAGGCCGCTGCAGTGGTGGAGGCGCTCCTGCTCGCTCGCTCCACCTGCGGAGATGAGCTTGCCATTATGGCGCAGCCGGGGTCGGTCATCGAACGGCTCAGCCTCGACGCGGACCTCCCTGTGATTAGGGAAGCTTTTGCAGATCGCGCTTACAACTCCGATGGAACTCTGGTGTCCCGAGTACTCGAGGGGTCGGTCATTGTAGAACCCGATGCCGTCGTCAAACGCGTCATTGCAATGGCTAGCGGGGAACCAATCGTCGCCTACGACGGTTCACCGTTGACCGTGCAGGCTGACTCTATTTGTTTGCACGGAGACACCCCTGGTGCGGTCGAACTCTCCCGTATGATTCGCCAAGGGCTCGTCGACGCCGGAGTCACCGTCGCTGCCCACGTATAG
- a CDS encoding NADP-dependent oxidoreductase yields MDMAANSGNAYAMIINRFGDPDEFTQVSRTPAEPGPGEILVKTTAIGANPLDYKMRDGSSGLCAKFTPPAVLGREAAGEVVAVGEGVDNFHPGDRVFGMRGFDDFRGTYATHNVFPADGVVRTPDSLDDVTAAGLALVGITATVAVDQLAKVKSGDTVLIHGAGGGVGQLMTQLAVARGATVLASASSRHHEKLVGFGAQHLDYTAEDVFEVVRRRFPEGVDVVLDGVYFDTFLPSLDVLPSDGRIVALPSLADLAPAKERGIEAHIPAISNDTTIYADLADRVVAGEISLPIGLTKNLTEVAEVHRVLEDGHADGKIVMTVE; encoded by the coding sequence ATGGACATGGCAGCAAATTCAGGCAACGCATACGCAATGATCATCAATCGCTTTGGCGACCCCGATGAGTTCACGCAGGTTTCCCGCACCCCTGCGGAGCCCGGTCCCGGCGAAATCCTGGTCAAAACCACAGCCATCGGCGCGAATCCGCTGGATTACAAGATGCGCGATGGCTCTTCCGGTCTGTGCGCAAAGTTCACCCCTCCCGCCGTCCTCGGACGCGAAGCCGCTGGCGAAGTCGTTGCCGTCGGCGAAGGTGTGGACAACTTCCACCCCGGCGACCGAGTCTTCGGCATGCGCGGCTTCGATGACTTCCGCGGCACCTACGCAACGCACAACGTCTTCCCCGCCGACGGTGTGGTTCGAACACCCGATTCGCTTGACGACGTAACCGCTGCGGGCCTTGCCCTAGTGGGAATCACGGCGACCGTGGCTGTCGATCAGCTAGCGAAGGTAAAAAGCGGTGACACCGTACTCATTCATGGTGCCGGCGGCGGCGTTGGCCAGCTGATGACGCAGCTGGCAGTTGCCCGTGGCGCAACTGTGTTGGCCAGTGCGTCGTCACGCCATCATGAAAAACTAGTGGGCTTTGGCGCGCAGCATCTTGATTACACAGCGGAAGATGTATTCGAGGTTGTGCGTCGACGGTTCCCCGAGGGCGTAGATGTTGTGCTCGATGGCGTGTACTTCGACACCTTCCTGCCCTCGCTGGATGTGTTGCCATCGGATGGTCGGATCGTGGCGCTACCTTCACTGGCCGATCTGGCACCGGCGAAGGAACGTGGCATTGAGGCGCACATTCCGGCTATTTCGAATGACACGACTATTTACGCCGACCTGGCCGACCGCGTGGTTGCCGGTGAGATTTCACTTCCTATCGGACTGACTAAGAATCTCACCGAGGTCGCGGAGGTCCACCGAGTATTGGAAGACGGGCACGCTGACGGCAAGATTGTGATGACCGTCGAGTAA
- a CDS encoding metal ABC transporter permease, with the protein MWTELANELGVAPFMFRPLVLLIALGAVSGLVGVIVNLRGLEFNAEAMVHSIFPGIVAGAVFGGIDMIIPVAAAFAVVVAVALTLVSRSHMSEAGVAVVLTSFFSIGVILSLKKGDQSGQLEALMFGRLLEVTDSRLTSALIVCAIALVLIAVTWRRQVFVAFDRFGAKAAGVNVWGIDLTINAAIAAVVVSSASAVGVLLVVGYLVVPGAAARLLTRRVHVMVPIAIAVGCLSGIVGLALVPLGPVSPQAVVALTSVGLYFMALGLRVVLGGDRV; encoded by the coding sequence ATGTGGACTGAGCTTGCGAATGAGCTTGGGGTAGCGCCTTTCATGTTCAGGCCACTAGTGCTGCTGATTGCCCTCGGGGCGGTCTCTGGCCTGGTCGGTGTCATCGTGAACCTGCGTGGCCTCGAGTTCAATGCCGAGGCCATGGTGCATTCGATTTTTCCCGGAATTGTGGCCGGTGCCGTATTCGGCGGCATCGACATGATTATCCCGGTGGCTGCAGCATTTGCGGTGGTAGTGGCAGTAGCACTGACCTTGGTATCGCGCTCGCACATGTCGGAAGCCGGAGTGGCAGTTGTACTGACCAGCTTCTTTTCCATCGGTGTGATTCTCTCGCTGAAGAAAGGTGACCAGTCAGGACAGCTGGAAGCGCTCATGTTCGGGCGACTGCTGGAAGTCACTGACTCCCGTCTCACCAGCGCCCTGATTGTCTGTGCCATCGCCTTGGTTCTTATCGCAGTGACCTGGCGCCGGCAGGTGTTTGTTGCCTTTGATCGCTTCGGTGCCAAAGCCGCAGGCGTCAATGTGTGGGGCATCGACCTCACCATTAACGCGGCGATTGCTGCGGTCGTGGTGTCGTCGGCAAGCGCTGTGGGCGTGCTTCTGGTAGTCGGATATCTGGTCGTGCCGGGAGCGGCGGCGAGACTGCTGACTCGCCGAGTTCATGTGATGGTGCCGATTGCGATTGCAGTGGGCTGCCTCAGCGGAATCGTTGGTTTGGCACTGGTGCCTTTGGGGCCGGTGTCGCCTCAGGCAGTCGTCGCGCTGACCTCGGTGGGACTGTATTTCATGGCACTGGGGCTGCGCGTCGTGCTGGGAGGAGACCGTGTCTAG
- a CDS encoding allophanate hydrolase subunit 1, with the protein MAEIRPMGTNALLIDYSSSANPLAKVLRAHSAAAEIEGLVDRVPAAQTLLLRFRGPARRYLGAVETALRGNNAQRQTVDKRKTMTIPVHYDGADLESLAQSLGMSPQALIDWHCERPWTAAFGGFAPGFYYMVRGSGQGWPEPLDIPRLTTPRTRVPKGSVGLAGQFAGVYPIDSPGGWQLLGHTDVEMWDLNRPNPALLEPGVEVQFEATSTVSAA; encoded by the coding sequence ATGGCCGAGATTCGCCCTATGGGAACAAATGCGCTGCTTATCGACTATTCATCATCGGCCAATCCGTTGGCGAAGGTACTTCGTGCACACTCTGCTGCGGCTGAGATTGAGGGACTCGTTGACAGGGTACCTGCAGCCCAAACGCTCCTTCTTCGCTTTCGCGGACCGGCTCGTCGTTACCTCGGCGCAGTAGAAACCGCGCTGCGGGGCAACAATGCGCAGAGGCAGACCGTCGACAAGCGAAAAACAATGACGATTCCCGTTCACTATGACGGCGCGGACCTTGAGTCCTTGGCACAAAGCCTTGGGATGAGCCCTCAAGCGTTAATCGATTGGCACTGCGAACGCCCTTGGACGGCCGCGTTCGGTGGATTCGCGCCGGGCTTTTATTACATGGTGCGCGGGAGCGGTCAGGGGTGGCCAGAGCCGCTTGATATTCCCCGCCTTACGACGCCGCGCACTCGAGTTCCCAAGGGCTCCGTCGGACTTGCGGGCCAATTCGCAGGTGTATATCCCATCGATTCGCCCGGTGGCTGGCAGCTCTTGGGACATACAGATGTGGAGATGTGGGACTTGAATCGGCCTAATCCGGCGCTGCTTGAGCCCGGGGTTGAGGTGCAATTTGAAGCGACTTCTACGGTGAGTGCGGCGTAG
- a CDS encoding GNAT family N-acetyltransferase — MIEHASFSQLSATDAYAISALRTDVFYLEQSCEEPEMDWRDLEDTAEHYFIRDDNDSRKIIAYLRVIDTLDEYSSSYPRTIGRVVVDAASRGRGLSSKLLQQVIADHPDTGLILHAQTQAKGVYEKAGFHEVGETFMEAGIEHITMVRDAARGEA; from the coding sequence ATGATTGAACACGCCTCCTTTTCTCAACTCAGCGCGACCGATGCGTATGCCATCTCGGCGCTGCGTACCGACGTGTTCTATCTTGAGCAGTCCTGTGAGGAGCCGGAAATGGATTGGCGCGACCTGGAAGATACCGCAGAGCACTATTTCATCCGCGACGACAATGACTCCCGCAAGATTATTGCGTACTTGCGTGTAATTGACACGCTCGATGAGTACTCTTCAAGCTACCCGCGCACCATCGGCCGAGTTGTCGTCGATGCTGCGAGCCGGGGTAGGGGGTTGTCCTCGAAACTGCTGCAGCAGGTCATCGCTGACCACCCGGATACGGGGCTAATTCTGCATGCCCAGACGCAGGCGAAAGGTGTGTACGAAAAAGCCGGCTTCCATGAGGTCGGGGAGACCTTCATGGAAGCCGGCATTGAGCACATCACCATGGTTCGTGATGCAGCCCGTGGCGAAGCCTAG
- a CDS encoding divalent metal cation transporter, which yields MDASTSAHKARRTALLGAVFLMATSAIGPGFLTQTATFTAKLGAAFAFAIVISVLLDIAIQLNVWRVIAVSGRRAQELGNAVLPGLGWLMSILIVIGGVVFNIGNVGGAGLGANAMLGVDAKIGGIVTAILAIGFFLSRRAGMALDKALVVLGVVMILVTGIVAFSSNPPVGEALKNTVMPDTIDLLAIITLVGGTVGGYITYAGAHRMLDAGAGGVENLAQTTRSSVTSIIVTAIMRFLLFLAVLGVVAGGVVLNTDGNPAAEAFQAAAGDWGMRFFGVVLWAAGISSIVGASYTSATFLTRSSGAGAKTQNTITIVLIAISTLLFGLIGTAPATLLVFAGAFNGLVLPIGVTVLIYIALFRADLMNGYKYPKWLAAIGILGVAVAWFLAWRSFGGVFEMLG from the coding sequence ATGGACGCTTCAACATCTGCCCATAAGGCGCGGCGAACGGCACTCCTCGGCGCCGTATTCCTGATGGCGACCAGTGCTATCGGGCCGGGCTTCCTCACCCAGACCGCAACCTTTACGGCCAAGCTTGGCGCGGCTTTCGCCTTTGCCATTGTGATCTCGGTGCTTCTTGATATCGCGATTCAGCTCAACGTGTGGCGAGTGATTGCTGTCTCTGGACGCCGCGCGCAGGAGCTCGGCAACGCCGTGCTTCCGGGGCTGGGCTGGTTAATGTCAATTCTCATTGTCATCGGTGGTGTGGTCTTCAATATTGGCAACGTCGGCGGTGCTGGACTTGGTGCGAACGCGATGTTGGGCGTGGACGCAAAGATTGGCGGCATTGTTACTGCAATCCTCGCCATTGGCTTCTTCCTCTCCCGGCGGGCGGGTATGGCGCTGGACAAGGCACTCGTTGTGCTCGGTGTCGTGATGATTCTGGTCACTGGAATTGTGGCGTTCAGTTCTAACCCGCCAGTAGGGGAAGCACTGAAGAACACGGTCATGCCCGACACGATTGACTTGTTGGCAATCATCACGCTCGTCGGTGGCACTGTTGGCGGGTACATTACTTACGCTGGCGCTCACCGCATGCTTGATGCTGGCGCCGGCGGTGTAGAGAACCTCGCACAGACCACTCGCTCATCTGTTACGAGCATCATCGTCACAGCCATCATGCGTTTCCTCCTTTTCCTAGCTGTCTTGGGAGTGGTTGCGGGTGGCGTGGTCCTCAATACGGATGGAAACCCCGCTGCAGAGGCATTCCAAGCTGCGGCAGGAGATTGGGGTATGCGCTTCTTTGGCGTTGTCCTGTGGGCTGCGGGAATCTCGTCGATTGTGGGTGCCAGCTACACCTCAGCAACATTTCTGACTCGTTCCTCGGGTGCTGGAGCCAAGACTCAAAACACGATCACCATTGTCCTAATTGCAATCTCCACGCTGCTCTTCGGTCTCATCGGTACGGCTCCAGCGACGCTGTTGGTTTTCGCCGGAGCCTTCAATGGTTTGGTTCTTCCAATTGGCGTTACTGTGCTGATTTACATCGCGCTGTTCCGTGCGGATCTCATGAATGGTTACAAGTACCCGAAGTGGTTGGCGGCTATCGGAATCTTGGGTGTCGCAGTCGCCTGGTTCTTGGCGTGGCGCTCATTCGGCGGTGTGTTTGAAATGCTCGGCTAA
- a CDS encoding metal-dependent transcriptional regulator, with product MHVEDLPAKTQDYLKVIWDLHERTGEKVALGDVAERMGEKKPTASEAVKKLAARGLVNHEPYRGISLSDRGRDIALIMVRRHRLIESFLVSTLGYTWDEVHEEAEKLEHAVSDDFISRIDAMLGFPERDPHGDPIPSASGTIASAVRTDLTDIEAGAMVVVDRINDSDPELLRYLATSGVGPGTVLRAEAAPYAGMHVFAIIDEVGDNEPKKIHVADSALWAIKATPTTN from the coding sequence ATGCACGTGGAGGATTTACCAGCAAAGACCCAGGACTACCTCAAGGTCATTTGGGATTTGCACGAGCGCACCGGTGAAAAAGTGGCACTAGGCGACGTCGCTGAGCGGATGGGTGAAAAGAAGCCCACCGCCAGCGAAGCTGTGAAGAAGCTAGCTGCACGTGGACTTGTCAACCACGAGCCGTACCGGGGCATTAGCCTGTCGGACCGTGGGCGGGATATTGCGCTGATCATGGTGCGTCGCCACCGGCTTATTGAAAGCTTCTTGGTCTCGACTCTGGGATACACCTGGGATGAGGTTCACGAGGAAGCTGAAAAGCTTGAGCATGCGGTCTCGGATGATTTCATTAGTCGCATTGATGCAATGCTGGGATTCCCTGAGCGCGATCCGCATGGCGATCCAATTCCCAGCGCCAGCGGTACCATCGCCAGCGCAGTGCGCACTGACCTGACGGATATCGAAGCTGGCGCGATGGTGGTAGTCGATCGTATTAACGACTCCGATCCTGAATTGCTGCGCTATTTGGCTACATCAGGGGTAGGCCCGGGGACCGTGCTCCGAGCCGAAGCCGCACCATATGCAGGTATGCATGTCTTCGCCATCATCGATGAGGTGGGCGATAACGAGCCAAAGAAAATTCATGTGGCAGACTCGGCACTATGGGCAATCAAGGCGACTCCAACAACCAACTGA
- a CDS encoding GntR family transcriptional regulator yields MTTPGSILDDQTHTSSGEKQQDVSVADVTATVLRREILAGKHYSGEQLRETQLAARLQVSRNTIRQVYRKLESEGLLTHIPHHGVFIASFDKQRIRELYAFRHVVECGTLRSLSKSQAKLLGEEILSICGSQSSLNLPERNNAFHLAIVRASGSPDLLATAESIQAQLRLCFLSYPQSIELHARYADRHISIAKVLIEDTPNHAADLLSAYLNESFSAVTAALPLADR; encoded by the coding sequence ATGACTACCCCCGGAAGCATCCTCGACGATCAGACCCACACGTCCTCTGGGGAAAAACAACAAGACGTTTCAGTAGCGGATGTCACCGCAACTGTCCTGCGCCGAGAGATTCTCGCCGGAAAGCACTACAGTGGCGAGCAGCTCCGTGAAACCCAACTTGCTGCGCGACTGCAGGTCAGTCGCAACACCATCCGACAGGTCTACCGCAAGCTGGAATCTGAGGGGCTACTTACTCACATCCCTCATCACGGCGTGTTTATCGCTTCCTTCGACAAACAACGCATCCGCGAACTGTATGCCTTTCGCCATGTCGTCGAATGCGGAACACTGCGATCGCTAAGCAAGAGCCAGGCAAAGCTCCTCGGCGAAGAGATTCTTTCTATTTGTGGTTCACAGTCATCATTGAACCTTCCCGAACGGAATAATGCCTTTCACCTCGCCATCGTCAGAGCTTCCGGGTCCCCCGACCTGTTAGCCACCGCCGAATCAATTCAGGCCCAACTCCGTCTTTGCTTCCTCTCCTACCCCCAAAGCATCGAACTCCATGCCCGATACGCCGATCGCCACATCAGTATCGCCAAAGTTCTCATCGAGGACACCCCAAACCACGCCGCCGACCTCCTCAGCGCCTACCTCAATGAGTCGTTCAGTGCCGTCACCGCTGCCCTCCCGCTTGCCGACCGTTGA